From Rutidosis leptorrhynchoides isolate AG116_Rl617_1_P2 chromosome 3, CSIRO_AGI_Rlap_v1, whole genome shotgun sequence, a single genomic window includes:
- the LOC139901934 gene encoding probable receptor-like protein kinase At5g59700, translated as MDPFMKEFEHLIIELEKIELATSKFDQTKVIGSGGFGKVYKAEVTHYKGRGLVAVKRLDRKFGQRDPEFWKEVMMLSRYSHENLVSLLGFCNTANDKILVYEYASNGSLDRHLSNKNLTWSQRIKICLDAARGLSYLHDDNGAHQRVLHRDIKSANILLDDEWNAKVADMGLSKVGPANQPHTALVTGVVGTIGYLDPVYLENGILTKESNLDSLQTFTRIAFQCLNKYSEKRPLMSHVVEELEAALELQEEIKYKSIEESERPHFL; from the exons ATGGATCCATTTATGAAGGAGTTTGAACATCTCATAATCGAACTCGAAAAGATAGAATTAGCCACTAGCAAGTTTGATCAAACCAAAGTTATCGGGTCGGGTGGTTTCGGGAAGGTGTACAAAGCAGAAGTGACTCATTATAAAGGAAGAGGCCTTGTTGCTGTGAAGCGTCTAGATCGTAAATTTGGGCAACGTGATCCCGAGTTCTGGAAAGAAGTCATGATGCTTTCTCGTTACTCGCACGAAAATCTCGTATCTCTCCTCGGATTTTGCAACACGGCTAATGATAAGATCTTGGTTTACGAGTACGCATCTAATGGAAGCCTCGATCGCCATTTAAGTAACAAAAATCTCACTTGGTCTCAACGTATCAAGATATGTCTTGATGCTGCAAGGGGACTAAGCTACCTTCACGATGACAACGGCGCACATCAAAGAGTTCTTCATCGAGATATAAAAAGCGCAAACATCCTTTTGGATGACGAATGGAATGCAAAAGTTGCTGACATGGGACTGTCCAAAGTGGGACCCGCCAATCAGCCACACACTGCTCTTGTCACTGGTGTTGTAGGTACCATTGGGTACCTAGATCCAGTGTATCTGGAAAACGGTATATTAACGAAAGAGTCTAAC CTGGATTCTTTGCAAACGTTTACTAGAATTGCCTTCCAATGCTTGAACAAGTACAGTGAAAAGCGGCCATTAATGTCTCATGTTGTTGAAGAACTCGAGGCCGCGCTTGAACTTCAAGAGGAGATCAAATACAAATCCATAGAAGAATCGGAAAGGCCTCACTTCTTATAA
- the LOC139901935 gene encoding uncharacterized protein, protein MSQEQGYVEAKLTMKNMLNVIPQLKALMTENQQKKFRGTCFGPWLDLSYTGNDPGLVHAMLQRKSERPIGIDEKYPADDEEIWFSFRPNFKIRFSRREFCLITGFRFSRRTDMAHYIPRSYDVETPPIRRRYFPKRKDNANITITDIQKLLYNGDDFVVSNEDVVRLAIILIVDRAFMGKQGIHVVSKKYLWLVEDFAKLNDYPWVNRIWDATYPVVKDGF, encoded by the exons ATGTCACAAGAACAG GGATATGTTGAGGCGAAGTTGACGATGAAGAATATGTTGAATGTTATACCTCAACTAAAGGCATTAATGACTGAAAATCAACAAAAAAAATTTAGGGGTACTTGTTTTGGTCCTTGGCTAGATCTTTCTTACACGGGCAATGATCCGGGCcttgtacatgcaatgctccaaAGAAAGAGTGAGCGACCGATAGGAATAGACGAAAAGTACCCAGCTGATGATGAGGAAATATGGTTTAGTTTCCGTCCGAATTTCAAAATTAGATTTAGTAGGCGGGAATTTTGTCTCATCACGGGGTTTAGGTTTAGTCGTCgcacggacatggcacattacattcCAAGAAGTTATGATGTAGAAACACCACCGATTAGACGACGTTATTTCCCAAAACGTAAAGATAATGCAAACATTACAATTACCGATATCCAAAAGCTTTTATataatggtgatgattttgtggttAGTAATGAAGATGTGGTGCGACTAGCCATTATTTTGATTGTGGATAGAGCATTTATGGGTAAGCAAGGGATTCATGTGGTGAGCAAAAAATACCTATGGTTAGTCGAAGACTTTGCTAAATTGAATGACTACCCGTGGGTTAATCGTATTTGGGATGCCACTTACCCCGTAGTTAAAGATGGATTTTAA